Proteins from one Microbacterium proteolyticum genomic window:
- a CDS encoding SDR family NAD(P)-dependent oxidoreductase: MSRLTGKTALVTGAAKGIGFAVAARFVAEGARAVIADVDAAGARAAAEGLGPDARALAMDISNEESVAAGFAELQSAGWEPDVVVANAGVQLFGRDAPAAELDLDVWRRTLDINLTGAFLTVKYAVRSMLRGGGGSIILTGSPTAVNGEGKDFTAYSASKAGVHGLARTVAAAYAADGIRVNTVQPAYTETPLVAAITDDPQARAAIVGRIPVGRAGTPDDVTGIMVYLASDEGAFATGATFVVDGGMTTL, translated from the coding sequence GCGCCGCCAAGGGCATCGGCTTCGCCGTCGCCGCCCGCTTCGTCGCCGAGGGTGCGCGCGCCGTGATCGCGGACGTGGATGCCGCCGGCGCCCGCGCCGCGGCCGAGGGCCTGGGTCCGGACGCGCGGGCGCTTGCGATGGACATCTCGAACGAGGAGTCCGTCGCCGCCGGGTTCGCCGAACTGCAGAGCGCGGGATGGGAGCCCGACGTCGTCGTCGCCAACGCCGGGGTGCAGCTGTTCGGTCGAGACGCCCCCGCCGCCGAACTCGACCTCGACGTGTGGCGCCGGACGCTCGACATCAACCTCACCGGGGCGTTCCTCACCGTCAAGTACGCGGTGCGATCGATGCTCCGCGGCGGCGGCGGATCGATCATCCTCACCGGCAGCCCCACCGCGGTGAACGGCGAGGGCAAGGACTTCACCGCCTACAGCGCCTCCAAGGCCGGCGTGCACGGGTTGGCACGCACGGTCGCTGCGGCATATGCCGCCGACGGCATCCGCGTGAACACCGTCCAGCCCGCGTACACCGAAACCCCGCTCGTGGCCGCGATCACCGACGATCCCCAGGCGCGCGCCGCCATCGTCGGGCGCATCCCCGTCGGTCGCGCGGGAACGCCCGACGACGTCACCGGCATCATGGTGTACCTCGCCAGCGACGAGGGGGCGTTCGCCACCGGCGCGACCTTCGTCGTCGACGGCGGCATGACCACGCTCTGA
- a CDS encoding DUF4383 domain-containing protein — translation MSSSPNRIVATVFGAVYLLVGLLGFAVTGGVGFISNEGGLLLGIFEVNPLHNIAHLLIGAALLIAGLANARAAKGVNTTVGAVYLLLGIVGFFLTGPANILALNVPDHFLHLASAVVLLGVGLGTERNVPRTAAV, via the coding sequence ATGAGCTCGTCACCGAACCGCATCGTCGCGACCGTCTTCGGCGCCGTCTACCTGCTCGTCGGTCTGCTCGGCTTCGCCGTCACCGGCGGCGTCGGCTTCATCAGCAACGAGGGTGGCCTGCTGCTGGGCATCTTCGAGGTCAACCCGCTCCACAACATCGCTCACCTCCTGATCGGTGCCGCGCTGCTCATCGCCGGTCTCGCCAACGCGCGCGCCGCCAAGGGCGTCAACACCACCGTCGGTGCGGTCTACCTGCTCCTCGGTATCGTCGGCTTCTTCCTCACCGGGCCGGCCAACATCCTCGCCCTCAACGTGCCCGACCACTTCCTCCACCTCGCGAGCGCCGTCGTGCTCCTGGGTGTCGGCCTCGGCACCGAGCGCAACGTCCCCCGCACCGCGGCGGTCTGA
- a CDS encoding oxygenase MpaB family protein has translation MAPYVRAIAEGEDGGYFVENGPAWTVHAGMGTLVAGIRALLLQALHPGALAGVHDWSRYREDPIGRLTGTVRWVITLTYGSRTQADAETARVGRFHQRVRGTYVGGDGDARGYTAEDRDLVRWVHIAFTDAFLRSHQAYGGPIPGGADAYVADWATAGRLMRLPDPPLTEAALRAELEGFLDRGELRRDERVDDVVRFLRKPPFTGLMGVAYRVLFAAAVATFPPRVRKMLGVRRSWLPVKTTTRLILRITERALGSGPRAQDMARLRLRRLGL, from the coding sequence ATGGCGCCGTACGTCCGCGCGATCGCCGAAGGCGAGGACGGCGGCTACTTCGTCGAGAACGGTCCCGCGTGGACCGTCCATGCCGGAATGGGCACCCTCGTCGCCGGCATCCGCGCCCTTCTCCTGCAGGCGCTGCACCCCGGAGCGCTCGCGGGGGTCCACGACTGGTCGCGCTACCGCGAGGACCCGATCGGTCGCCTCACCGGCACCGTGCGCTGGGTCATCACCCTCACGTACGGATCCCGAACGCAGGCGGATGCCGAGACCGCCCGCGTGGGCCGCTTCCACCAGCGCGTGCGGGGGACGTACGTCGGCGGCGACGGAGACGCGCGCGGCTACACCGCCGAGGACCGCGACCTCGTCCGGTGGGTCCACATCGCTTTCACCGACGCGTTCCTGCGGAGCCATCAGGCCTACGGCGGCCCGATCCCCGGCGGCGCCGACGCGTACGTCGCCGACTGGGCGACGGCGGGTCGGCTCATGCGCCTGCCCGATCCGCCGCTCACCGAGGCCGCCCTCCGCGCCGAGCTCGAGGGGTTCCTCGACCGTGGCGAGCTGCGCCGCGACGAGCGGGTCGACGACGTCGTCCGTTTCCTGCGGAAGCCCCCGTTCACGGGACTCATGGGCGTGGCCTACCGCGTGCTGTTCGCCGCCGCGGTCGCGACCTTCCCGCCGCGGGTGCGCAAGATGCTGGGCGTCCGCCGCTCGTGGCTGCCGGTGAAGACCACGACCCGGCTGATCCTGCGGATCACCGAGCGCGCGCTCGGATCCGGCCCGCGCGCGCAGGACATGGCGCGGCTGCGACTGCGCCGCCTGGGGCTGTAG